The following are encoded in a window of Pseudomonas multiresinivorans genomic DNA:
- a CDS encoding P1 family peptidase, whose product MPRPGPRNLITDIPGLLVGHATDERVRSGVTVLRPNGVWTASVDIRGGGPGGRESAALEPENMVGQLHALVFSGGSVFGLGAADGVSAELSARNIGLHLKAGSPAIPIVPAAVLHDLANGGDKGWGIDPPYRELGREALANLDVEFALGAVGAGRGAMAGVLPGGLGSASLDLGDGLLVGALVVANPIGSVYMPDGETFWAWPWEQGGEFGGRAPTQRMDCSEPMPELSRLDSMGRLQAGANTTLAVVACNARLSTAECKRLAIMAQDGIARAVRPAHLPFDGDSLFAMASGEVELVEGQRRQVELSRIGSAAADCVARAIARGVYLARS is encoded by the coding sequence ATGCCCAGACCCGGCCCGCGCAACCTGATCACCGATATTCCCGGCCTGCTGGTTGGCCACGCCACCGATGAACGCGTGCGGAGCGGCGTGACCGTTCTACGCCCGAACGGCGTATGGACCGCCAGCGTCGACATTCGCGGCGGCGGCCCCGGCGGGCGCGAGTCCGCCGCGCTGGAGCCGGAGAACATGGTGGGGCAGTTGCATGCGCTGGTGTTTTCCGGTGGCTCGGTGTTCGGCCTGGGCGCGGCCGATGGCGTCAGTGCGGAGCTGTCGGCGCGCAATATCGGCCTGCACCTGAAGGCCGGCTCGCCGGCGATTCCCATCGTGCCGGCGGCGGTGCTGCATGACCTCGCCAACGGCGGCGACAAGGGTTGGGGTATCGACCCGCCGTACCGCGAACTGGGCCGTGAGGCACTGGCCAATCTGGACGTGGAGTTTGCCCTTGGCGCGGTGGGGGCCGGGCGCGGCGCCATGGCCGGCGTATTGCCCGGCGGGTTGGGCTCGGCCTCGCTGGACCTGGGTGACGGCCTGCTGGTGGGGGCGCTGGTAGTGGCCAACCCCATCGGCAGCGTGTACATGCCCGATGGCGAAACCTTCTGGGCCTGGCCCTGGGAGCAGGGCGGCGAATTCGGCGGGCGCGCCCCGACGCAACGCATGGATTGCAGCGAGCCGATGCCGGAGCTGTCGCGGCTGGACTCCATGGGCCGCCTGCAGGCCGGCGCCAACACCACGCTGGCAGTGGTGGCGTGCAACGCGCGGCTGAGCACCGCCGAGTGCAAGCGTCTGGCAATCATGGCCCAGGACGGCATCGCCCGCGCGGTGCGGCCGGCACACTTGCCATTCGATGGCGACAGCCTGTTCGCCATGGCCTCGGGCGAGGTCGAACTGGTGGAGGGTCAGCGCCGCCAGGTGGAGCTGTCGCGCATCGGTTCGGCCGCTGCTGATTGCGTGGCGCGGGC